The Streptomyces achromogenes DNA segment GTAGTGCTCCTTGACCGTGCTCATGACCTCCCCCGAGCCGGCGGCCAGCAGCCCGATGTGCTCCTTGAGGTCCTGCCCCACGCAGAAGGCCCGCTCGCCGGCGGCGGTCAGCAGGACGGCCCGTACGGCGTCGTCGGCCGCCGCGGACCTGACCGCCTCCCGGAGGGCGACCTTCGCGGCGACGTTGAGCGCGTTCATCGCCTCGGGGCGGTTCAGCGTGATCGTCGCGAGCCCGTCGGTCACCTCGTAGAGCACGGTGTCGGTCATGGAGTTTCCCCTCCGCGTCGCGGCTTCGACGCATTACTCGACGTATTACTCGTCAGTACATCCGGTGTACGAGGACAGCATGGCGGAGATCATCGTCCGCCGACCGGACGCGACGTGTGACCTGCGTCAAAGAATTCGGGACGATTTCCGGTGCGCGGAAGTCCGTGCGGCGGCGCAGTATCGCAGTCACATCGCCGAATTGAGTGGTTTTGCTCGCGCGCGTTGCCCAAGCGATGCCGACTGATGTTGGTCATCGGGTCCTGAGATGCGGGATAATGGCTGGGAAGCAATGTGTTCGATGCCGGTGTCGCGTGTCCCACGCTGGATCGCGGCTGCCCTCCACGGGCCGTCGGCTTTGGCGATGAGCTGGTTTCAGGAAGGGGAACGAGCATGGCGGCCATGAAGCCGCGAACGGGTGATGGCCCGCTCGAGGTGACCAAGGAGGGGCGGGGCATCGTCATGCGCGTTCCGCTCGAAGGCGGCGGGCGGCTCGTCGTCGAGCTGACCCCTGACGAGGCCGACGCGCTCGGCGACGCCCTGAAGAAGGTCGTCGGCTGACGCGCAAGCGACCCTGTTCTCTTCGACCGCTCCGGCGTCCTTCTGGGCGCCGGAGCGGTCGTGTTCGCACGCCTCTCGCGATCCCCGGCACACGTCCGGGAGAGGGGTCGGGCCCTGACGGCTCAAGAGCCCAAGAGGCCAACAGACCAAGGGGCCAATGGCCGTCCGGGACTCGACGGCCGCCGCCGGACCGCCGTCAGCGGGCCGGACGCGGCGCGCGGGGCGTCTGCGTCGTCAGCGTTTGACCGCGCACAGCAGCCCGTCGCCGACCGGCAGCAGTGAGGGCACGAGCTCCTGGCTCTCGCGCACCGCCCGCAGCAGCTCCCGGATGCGTATGACCTCCGTGGGCTGCGGCCCCGAATCGACCGTGCGCCCGTTGGCGAAGACGCCCTCGAAGGCCACCATGCCGCCGGGGCGCAGCAGGCGCAACGATTCAGCGAGATACTCCTGCAGCTCCAGACGGTCGCCGTCGCAGAAGACGAGGTCGTAGCCGGCGTCCGCGAGGCGGGGCAGCACGTCGAGCGCGCGGCCCGGGATGAAGCGGGCCCGGTTGCTGGCGAAGCCGCAGGCGCGGAAGGCCTGCCGGGCGAACTGCTGATGCTCCGGCTCCGGGTCGACGGTCGTCAGGACGCCGTCCGGGCGCATCCCGTACAGCAGGTGGATCCCGGAGACGCCGGTACCGGTGCCGATCTCGGCGACCGCCTTCGCGTCCACGGCGGCGGCGAGCATCCGCAGCGCGGCGCCCGTGCTGGGCGACACCGAGCGCAGCCCTGCCTCACGGGCGCGGTCGCGGGCCCAGCGCAGCGCTTCGTCCTCGGCGGCATAGGCGTCGGCGAACGCCCAGCTTGCCTGCCGGTTGCCGGTAATGACCCTCTCCTGTCCCCGTGGTTGCCTCGGCGTGACTGTATCCGTTGCCGCCGGGAACCCGCAGATGGGACCGGACGTTTGAAGGGGTGGGAACGACGACGGGGGGACACAGTTGGATCACGATGGGGGACCGGGCGCCGACCAGGCGCTGACGCGGCCGTGCGACCCCGGTCGGCGTACAACAATCTCTCGTAAAACCGCTTATCCGGAGCTAACGGGCGAGGTGGCTATGGTAGGGGCTCCACTGGACACCACCAGAGCCGACAGGGGAGGTGCGGCCGCACGCGTTGATCGGGGACGAGTGCTGCGGCGCTTTCTCGGGTCGGCGGGCAGGCCGAAATCCGTGAACGACACCGCTGCTGACCACAGCCACGCCGGCGCCGCCGCCGGACAAGCCCAGACCGCGACCTTCACCACCGACGCGGACGGGCAGGCGTGGACTCCGCCCACGTGGGAGGAGATCGTCAGCATGCACAGCGGCCGGGTCTACCGGCTCGCCTACCGGCTGACCGGCAACCAGCACGACGCCGAGGACCTCACCCAGGAGGTCTTCGTCCGCGTCTTCCGCTCCCTGTCGACGTACACGCCGGGCACCTTCGAGGGCTGGCTGCACCGCATCACGACCAACCTCTTCCTCGACATGGTCCGCCGCAAGCAGCGCATCCGTTTCGACGCGCTGGGCGACGACGCGGCCGAGCGGCTCCCCAGCAAGGAGCCCACCCCCCAGCAGCTCTTCAACGACGCCCACTTCGACGCGGACGTCCAGCAGGCTCTCGACACCCTCGCGCCCGAGTTCCGTGCCGCGGTCGTCCTCTGCGACATCGAGGGCCTCTCCTACGAGGAGATCGCCGCGACCCTTGGCGTCAAGCTGGGCACCGTCCGCTCGCGCATCCACCGCGGCCGTTCCCAGCTGCGCAAGGCCCTCGCGCACCGCTCGCCCGAGGCGCGCGCCGGACGCCGTCCCCTCATGGCGCGCGTGCCCGCTCTGGGAGGAGGGGGCGCGACCGCGTGAGTGGATCCCGACACAACGCCGCCGAGAGGCTCCTCGCGGAGCAGCATCTCGGAGACCGGCTCTCCGCCCTGGTGGACGGCGAGCTCGGTCACGACACCCGTGAGCGCGTGCTGGCGCACGTGGCGACCTGTCCCAAGTGCAAGTCCGAGGTCGACGCGCAGCGCCGGCTGAAGAACGTCTTCGCGGAGGTCGCACCGCCCACCCCCTCCGAAAGTTTCCTGGCCCGTCTCCAGGGGCTTCCCGGGGGAGGTGATCCGGACCCCGGCGGCCCGCGGCCGGGCGGGGGCGGCTTCACCGACGGAGTCTTCGGAGTGAGAGGGACGCGACGGGAGGAGCCGTTCGAGTTCGGCTATGTGCCGGCCCGCGATCACGGCTCCGTGTTCTCCCCCGCGTCGGACCGGGGCTTTCGCATCCACCCTCTGGGCCGGGGCGGCGAACGTCATGACTCCGAGCGGTCCCGCGGCATGCGGTTCGCGTTCGTCGCCGCCGGCGCGGTGTCGCTGGCCGCGATCGCCCTCGGCGGCATGACCACCGTCGCCCCGATCGACACGACCGCGGACGGCCGGGCCGGGGCGGGCTCCGGAAGCAACGTGACGCCGGCCCGCACTCCGGGCACGGGCTCCTCGGCGACATCGGAGAGCCAGCGTCGTCGCGCCGCGGGCCCCCTGCTCTCCCAGGGCGGCCAGCTCGGCGACACCCCGGCGGCCCCGACCGAGGCCTCCGCTCCGCTGCTGCCCGGCGTGCCCGCTCCGGCCGCCGGCCGGGGCGACCAGGTCCTGCACCGGCTCACCACGCCCATGGTGGCCGGGGCCGCGGCCATGTCCCCGCTGATACGTCCGCTCGGCACGACCCCGCCGACCTCGCTGACCGCCTGGAGCGCAGCACCTCAGGTCACCGGTATCGATCTGCTCGCCGCACCCGCCCCCGACACCACCGCCGCTCCCTCCTCCTCCCCCTTCCTGCGCAACGCTCGCTGAGCCGGGCCCGCGCCACTCCGCCGCGAACCTGGTTGAATCCAGGGATGACCGCGTTCGGCCAGGCTGCCGGACGCGAAAGCGGAGTGCGCGGGTGGGGAGAGCATGGACGAGGGGAAGCCCACGAAGGCGAAGTGGTGGAGTCGGCCTCGACCGCAGGAACCCACGGGGGACCGGCACACCGCGGACGACGCCGGCAGTGCGCCTGCGCCCCCGCCGCCCACCCCGGACGGCGACTTCGAACTGGCCCGGCCCGCCGGCCCCGTGGACCCCGTCGCGGCCCCTGCTTCCGACGAAGCCCCCTCGACGCAGATGGACGGCCCCGCGGGCCCGGCGTCCGGTGAGACACGCGCCCATGACGCCGCGCCGCGCCGCGAGGACGGCCTCGCCGACGGAGCCTCCGACGCGCCCGGTACGGCCGACGCCTCCCACAGCGACGCCCCTCACGGCGACGCCGTGCCCAGCGACGAGGTCTTCGGCGGGACGGGCTCGCAGGAGGCGTCCGCCTACCCCGGTGCCGACCGCGCCGACGTCGTTCCCGTCGTCGAGTCGGCCGCTGTCCCGGAGCCGGTCGCCGTCGAGCGCCCCAAGCCGTTGCACGACCCCGACCCGTACAGCACCCCGCCGTACGGCGAACCGGGCCCCTGGGCGCCCGCACCCCCCGTCCAGCACCCGGCGATCGCTGCCGCCCCCGGCGGCGCGGCGACTCCCGGCGTGACCGTCCCCCCGTCGGCCCCGTCGGCCCCGTCGGCCCTGCGGCAGGCGGCCCCGCTCCCGCCCGCCCCGTCGGCTCCGTCGGTCCCGCGGCAGGCGGCCCCGCTCCCGCCCGTCCCCGGGCCGTGCCCGCCGCCCGCCGATCCGGCACCGGCCATCGGCACCACCCCCGGCACCGCCTCGGCCGCCACGTCCGGCACCGGAGCCCCCGGCCCCGGCTCGGCGGCCATGTCCGGCAGCGCCGACGCACCCGGCCCCGGCTCGGCCGCCATCTCCGGCGCCACCGCCAGCGCCGCCAGCGCCGCCACCCCCGCCACCTCCGGTGACGTGCCGGTCGGCGCTTCCGGGGCCGGCTCCGTCGACGCCCAGGGCGCCGTGCCCAGGCCGGATCAGGCTGCGGCACCCGTCCCGGATGCCGATGCCGCTCACGGCACAATTCCCGCGGCCCTCGCCGACCCCGGGTACCTCCTCGCCTCCCCAGCCGTATCCGGATCGGCCCCGTCAGCCCCGTCAGCCCCGTCCGGCCAGTCCGGCCAGTCCGGACGTGACGGGGGCTTCGACCCATGGCAGCGCTACGACCCGTGGGCTGCCGGGTCGCGGCTGGAAGCGCAAGCGGGCGGCGGGACGTGGCAGCACAGCGGGGCCGAGGCCATGGCCGCCGGGGAGCGGCGGCGCAGGGTACGGAGACAGCTGGTGGGCGGTGCTCTCGCCGTCGCGCTGGTGTCCGGCGTGCTCGGCGGAGCCGTGGGCGTGTATCTCGAGCGCAACGGCGGGCTCGACCCGGTCCGGCTGCCGCAGGCGTCCGCCGAGCCCGCCGGACGGGCCGCGGACAGCGTGGCCGGGATCGCCGCCCGTGCCCTGCCCAGCGTCGTCACCCTGCACGTCAGCGGCAGCGACGAGGGCGGTACGGGCACCGGATTCGTCCTCGACTCGCTCGGTTACATCCTCACCAACAACCACGTCGTCGAGCCGGCCGGGAGCGACGGCGGGATAACCGTCGTCTTCAACGGCGGCCAGACAGCCGAGGCCGAGGTCGTCGGCCGGGACAGCGGATACGACCTCGCCGTGGTGCGGGTGACCGGTGTGAAGGGGCTGAAGCCCCTGTACCTCGGCAACTCCGACAACGTCCGGGTCGGCGACCCGGTCGTAGCCATCGGCGCCCCCTTCGACCTCGAGGGCACCGTCACCTCAGGCATCATCAGCGCCAAGGAACGGCCCATCACGGCCGGCGGTGACGGCGGGGACGCCGACGACGTGTCGTACGTCGACGCCCTGCAGACCGACGCGCCGATCAACCCCGGCAACTCGGGCGGGCCGCTCCTCGACGCGCAGGGCCATGTCATCGGCATCAACTCCGCGATCCGCTCCGCCGACGACGGCGTGGGCGCCGGCAACGCGCGGTCCGGTTCGATCGGCCTCGGCTTCGCCATCCCGATCAACCAGGGCAAGCGGGTCGCCGAGGAGCTGATCAACAACGGCAGGGCGACCCACCCGGTCATCGGCGTCAGCCTCGACCTGCAGTACGCGGGCGACGGCGCCCGGATCAGCGCGAAGGGCGGTGACGGCGGCCCCCCGGTCACCGCGGGCGGCCCCGGCGCCCGGGCCGGGCTGCGGGCCGGAGACGTCGTCACCCAGGTCGACGGACAGCGCGTCCACTCCGGCGAGGAGCTGATCGTCAGAACCCGCGCCCACCGGCCCGGCGACCGCCTGCGGCTGACGATCCTGCGCGACGGCGCCGAGCGCACCCTCACGCTGGTCCTCGGCTCGTCCGGCGGCGGCTGACACGCCGCGCCCCGGCCCGCGCGGCCCGCACACCTCCGTTCGCCCGCCGATTGACGGAAACGTCACAGGCCGGACCGCGAAAGTCGGTCCGGCATGGCAAACAACGCGGAAAACCGGCCGCGTACACGCAGACGGAGGTCCGGGACAGTACCGGTCGGACAGGTGCGACAGGTACCGTGGACCCGGCCCGGACCACGGAAGACCCGAACTGACCACTGAGGGCCCGAGGACCGAGGACCGAGGACATCGCAAGGAGCTTCAGGTGTTCAATGACATAGGACCGCTCGAGCTGGTGACGCTGATCGTCCTGGCCGTGCTCGTCTTCGGTCCGGACAAGCTCCCGAAGGTCATCCAGGACGTGATGCGCACCGTCCGGAAGATCCGCGAGTTCTCCGAGAGCGCCAAGGCGGACATCCGCAGCGAGCTGGGGCCGGAGTTCAAGGACTTCGAGTTCGAGGACCTCAACCCCAAGACGTTCATCCGCAAGCAGCTGGACAACGACGAGCTGGGGCTGAAGGAGCTCCGCAACGGCTTCGACCTGAAGAAGGAGATGGCCGAGGTCACGGACGCGGTCCACAGCCGCGACACGGACACCGCCGCCTCGGGTTCGTCGTCCTCCTCGCCGTCCTCGTCCCCGTCCGGCGGCGGTCGTGTCGACATGACCAAGAAGCCCGAGGAGCCCGGCAAGGACGACCGTCCGCCCTTCGACGCGGACGCCACCTGAGTCACCCACGCCCCCCCCGATGTGAGGGGGCGCACGCCGCACGCGCCGGGTGGATTCCCGGCAGCCGGGAGCGGGGTGGCTATGCTGCCTGGTTGTTGTGCGGAGCGGACGAGTACGCCCGAAGGGGGGCGGGCCGGTCGTTCCGTCGAGAACGAGGAGGCGTCCGGGCACATGGAGACGACGAGTCGGGCAGTCGCGCAGACGCCGGCCGCGGAGGGCGGACCACAGGTCCCCTCCGTCCGGCGTACGGTCGACGGCTACCTGGAGGCACCCTTTCCCTGGTACGGCCTCGACGAGGCCTTCACGGGGCCGCGCTGGCTGATGCAGGTGGGCACGGCGGCCGACGGGGCCGTCGAGCACGGCTGCGTCGGACACGGCGACGAGCCCTCCGTACGGCACGAGACGGCGGGCGAGGACCGAGGGAAGTTCGCGGTCGTCGTGACCGTCGCCGCGAACCCCGTCCGGCGCAGCCCGGACGGCACCGGTCTGCTCGAGGCCACCTCCGTGTCCTCGGCGGCCTGGCTGGCAGGTGTGGGCCTGCTGTCCTTCACCTGGCCGGGCCAGATGGACCACAGCCTGCGCGACGACTGGCTGGACCAGCAGACCGAGACGGCGTGGGTCCTCGCCGACGACCTCGCGGGACCGGACTGGTCGACGCTGTCGCTGCCGGTCGACGGTGTGCCGACCCCGTTCCACTACCGCGAGTCCGAGTTCGGCTGGGTGCTGGCCGGTTCCACCGAGGGCGGGGTGCACCTGGGGGCGTACGGACGCGGCATGAGCGCGTACGGCCTCGGTTTCTCCGCGATCAAGGACATCGCCGAGTACGCCTAGGCACGACGAAAAGGGTGCCCCCCGAGCGGAGGGCACCCTCACGGGCGGGCGACGCCGTGGTGCCGGTCTAGAACTTGTTCCTCGGGGTGATTCCCAGCGACAGTCCCGACAGGCCGCGCTGCCTGCCGCCGAGCTTGCCCGCGATGGCCCGCAGCGCGGAGCCCGCCGGGGACTCGGGGTCGGTCAGGACGACCGGCTTGCCCTCGTCACCGCCCTCGCGCAGCCGGACGTCGATCGGGATGGAGCCGAGCACCGGGACGTTGGCGCCGGTCGTGCGGGTGAGGCCCTCGGCCACCGACTGTCCGCCGCCGGTGCCGAAGACGTCGACCATCTCCCCGCAGTGCGGGCACGGCAGGCCGGACATGTTCTCGACCACGCCGACGATCTTCTGGTGGGTCTGCACCGCGATGGAGCCGGCCCGCTCGGCGACCTCGGCCGCCGCCTGCTGCGGGGTCGTCACCACCAGGATCTCGGCGTTCGGGACCAGCTGGGCCACCGAGATCGCGATGTCGCCGGTGCCCGGCGGAAGGTCGAGCAGCAGCACGTCCAGGTCGCCCCAGTACACGTCCGCCAGGAACTGCTGGAGCGCGCGGTGCAGCATCGGGCCGCGCCAGACGACCGGGGCGTTGCCCGGGGTGAACATGCCGATGGAGATGACCTTCACGCCGTTCGCGGACGGCGGCATGATCATGTTCTCGACCTGCGTGGGACGGCCGTCCGCGCCCAGCATGCGCGGCACGCTGTGGCCGTAGATGTCGGCGTCGACCACGCCCACCTTCAGGCCGTCGGCCGCCATCGCCGCCGCCAGGTTCACCGTCACCGACGACTTGCCGACGCCGCCCTTGCCCGACGCCACCGCGTACACGCGGGTCAGCGAGCCCGGCTTGGCGAACGGGACCTCGCGCTCGGTCTGGCCGCCGCGCAGGGCGTTCGCCAGCTCCTTGCGCTGCTCGTCGCTCATCACGTCCAGAACGACGTCGACGCGGGTCACGCCCTCCACGGCGGAGACCGCGTCCGTGACGCGTTGCGTGATCGTCTCGCGCATCGGGCAGCCGGAGACCGTCAGGTACACGGCGACCGCGACCGCCCCGTCCGCACCGATCTCCACCGACTTCACCATCCCGAGCTCGGTGATGGGCCGGTTGATCTCGGGGTCGTTCACCGTCGCCAGTGCCTCGCGCACCGCGTCTTCGCTAGCCATAAGCACGATGGTACGGCGCGCCGCGGTGGCCCCGGTAAGCCCGTCACCGGTCGTCTACGTCACGTCCCCGCGACCGTTCTGCCGGGAATACGGCATGTTCGTGACGCCCGTCCCGCCGTTCCTCCAGCTCCTTGACCATGTCCTGGAGCTCGGAACGGATCCAGTCCCGGGTGGCGACCTCGCCGAGACCGATCCGCAGGGCGGCGATCTCCCGGGTCAGATACTCGGTGTCGGCGATGGACCGCTCGTTCTGTTTGCGGTCCTGTTCCAGATTGACCCGGTCACGGTCGTCCTGCCGGTTCTGCGCGAGCAGGATCAGCGGGGCCGCGTAGGAGGCCTGGAGCGAGAGCATCAGGGTCAGGAAGATGAAGGGGTAGTTGTCGAAGCGCAGGTCGCGCGGGGCGAAGATGTTCCACAGGACCCAGACGATGATGACGATCGTCATCCAGACGATGAACCGCCCGGTGCCCAGGAAACGCGCGATGCGCTCCGACAGCCGTCCGAAGGCCTCCGGGTCCCATTCGGGCAGGATCCGGTGCCGGGGCGGCCGCGGCTGGTCCAGCCGGGCCCGGTGCCGGCTGGACGCCGTGGCGCCCACCGGGGTGCGCTCGGCGCGCCCGCCGCTCTCGCGATCAGGAGTCATGCGGGCCCACCGCCTCGGTCGCGCCCTCGTCGAGGTGGAACTCGGTCTCCCGCCAGTCCTCGGGCAGCATGTGGTCCAGGACGTCGTCCACGGTCACCGCGCCCAGCAGCGAGCCCGCCTCGTCGACGACGGGGGCCGCGACCATGTCGTACGTCGCGAAGAACCCGGCGACGACCGGCAGCGCCGCGTCCGGCGCCAGGGCCTGGAGGTCGTCATCGATGATCGAGCTGACCAGGGTGTACGGCGGGTCGCGCAGCAGCCGCTGGAAGTGGACCGTGCCGAGGTACTTGCCGGTCGGCGTCTCGTCGGGCGGGCGGCAGACGTAGACCTGCGCGGCGAGCGCGGGGGAGAGGTCGCGGTTGCGCACGCGCGCGAGGGCGTCGGCGACGGTGGCGTCCGGCCGCAGGACGATCGGCTCGGTGGTCATCAGGCCGCCCGCGGTGTGCTCCTCGTAGGCCATCAGACGCCGCATGTCGGCCGCGTCCGCGGGCTCCATCAGACTCAGCAGCCGCTCCTGGTCCTGCTCCGGGAGCTCGGACAGCAGGTCGGCGGCGTCGTCGGGGTCCATGGCCTCCAGGACGTCCGCGGCGCGCTCCTCCTTCAGCTTGCCGAGGATCTCGATCTGGTCGTCCTCCGGGAGCTCCTCGAGGACGTCGGCGAGACGGTCGTCGTCGAGAGCCGCGGCCACCTCGGCGCGCCGCTTCGGCGACAGGTGGTGCAGGACGTTGGCGAGGTCGGCGGGGCGCAGCTGCTCGAAGGTGGCCAGCAGGCTCTCCGCGCCCTGCCCGTGCTCCTCCAGCGAGAACCCGGTGACCGCCGACCACTCCACGGTCAGCGTCTCGCCCTTGGCCCGCCGGAAGGCACTCGCCTTCTTGCCCTTGCGGACGAAGACCCGGTCGATCTCCCAGTCCCGGCGGGCCGGCAGCTGCTGCACCGACACGTCGAGGACGCTGACCTCCTCACCGGTCTCGACGAGCGTGACCCGCCGGTCGAGCAGCTCCCCGAAGGCCAGCCGCTCGGTCGGCCGCTGCTCGAAGCGCCGGACGTTGAGCACGCCGGTGGTGATGACCTGTCCGGACTCGATGCCGGTGACCCGGGTCATCGGCAGGAAGATGCGCCGCCGCGTGGACAGCTCGACGACCAGCCCGAGCACCCGGGGCGGCCGCCGGCCGACGCGCAGCACGACGACGAGG contains these protein-coding regions:
- a CDS encoding sec-independent translocase, with the protein product MFNDIGPLELVTLIVLAVLVFGPDKLPKVIQDVMRTVRKIREFSESAKADIRSELGPEFKDFEFEDLNPKTFIRKQLDNDELGLKELRNGFDLKKEMAEVTDAVHSRDTDTAASGSSSSSPSSSPSGGGRVDMTKKPEEPGKDDRPPFDADAT
- the sigE gene encoding RNA polymerase sigma factor SigE, translating into MLRRFLGSAGRPKSVNDTAADHSHAGAAAGQAQTATFTTDADGQAWTPPTWEEIVSMHSGRVYRLAYRLTGNQHDAEDLTQEVFVRVFRSLSTYTPGTFEGWLHRITTNLFLDMVRRKQRIRFDALGDDAAERLPSKEPTPQQLFNDAHFDADVQQALDTLAPEFRAAVVLCDIEGLSYEEIAATLGVKLGTVRSRIHRGRSQLRKALAHRSPEARAGRRPLMARVPALGGGGATA
- a CDS encoding anti-sigma factor family protein; this translates as MSGSRHNAAERLLAEQHLGDRLSALVDGELGHDTRERVLAHVATCPKCKSEVDAQRRLKNVFAEVAPPTPSESFLARLQGLPGGGDPDPGGPRPGGGGFTDGVFGVRGTRREEPFEFGYVPARDHGSVFSPASDRGFRIHPLGRGGERHDSERSRGMRFAFVAAGAVSLAAIALGGMTTVAPIDTTADGRAGAGSGSNVTPARTPGTGSSATSESQRRRAAGPLLSQGGQLGDTPAAPTEASAPLLPGVPAPAAGRGDQVLHRLTTPMVAGAAAMSPLIRPLGTTPPTSLTAWSAAPQVTGIDLLAAPAPDTTAAPSSSPFLRNAR
- a CDS encoding magnesium transporter MgtE N-terminal domain-containing protein; amino-acid sequence: MAAGAPRIFVSHLSGIPVFDPNGDQVGRVRDLVVVLRVGRRPPRVLGLVVELSTRRRIFLPMTRVTGIESGQVITTGVLNVRRFEQRPTERLAFGELLDRRVTLVETGEEVSVLDVSVQQLPARRDWEIDRVFVRKGKKASAFRRAKGETLTVEWSAVTGFSLEEHGQGAESLLATFEQLRPADLANVLHHLSPKRRAEVAAALDDDRLADVLEELPEDDQIEILGKLKEERAADVLEAMDPDDAADLLSELPEQDQERLLSLMEPADAADMRRLMAYEEHTAGGLMTTEPIVLRPDATVADALARVRNRDLSPALAAQVYVCRPPDETPTGKYLGTVHFQRLLRDPPYTLVSSIIDDDLQALAPDAALPVVAGFFATYDMVAAPVVDEAGSLLGAVTVDDVLDHMLPEDWRETEFHLDEGATEAVGPHDS
- a CDS encoding DUF3117 domain-containing protein gives rise to the protein MAAMKPRTGDGPLEVTKEGRGIVMRVPLEGGGRLVVELTPDEADALGDALKKVVG
- a CDS encoding trypsin-like peptidase domain-containing protein — translated: MDEGKPTKAKWWSRPRPQEPTGDRHTADDAGSAPAPPPPTPDGDFELARPAGPVDPVAAPASDEAPSTQMDGPAGPASGETRAHDAAPRREDGLADGASDAPGTADASHSDAPHGDAVPSDEVFGGTGSQEASAYPGADRADVVPVVESAAVPEPVAVERPKPLHDPDPYSTPPYGEPGPWAPAPPVQHPAIAAAPGGAATPGVTVPPSAPSAPSALRQAAPLPPAPSAPSVPRQAAPLPPVPGPCPPPADPAPAIGTTPGTASAATSGTGAPGPGSAAMSGSADAPGPGSAAISGATASAASAATPATSGDVPVGASGAGSVDAQGAVPRPDQAAAPVPDADAAHGTIPAALADPGYLLASPAVSGSAPSAPSAPSGQSGQSGRDGGFDPWQRYDPWAAGSRLEAQAGGGTWQHSGAEAMAAGERRRRVRRQLVGGALAVALVSGVLGGAVGVYLERNGGLDPVRLPQASAEPAGRAADSVAGIAARALPSVVTLHVSGSDEGGTGTGFVLDSLGYILTNNHVVEPAGSDGGITVVFNGGQTAEAEVVGRDSGYDLAVVRVTGVKGLKPLYLGNSDNVRVGDPVVAIGAPFDLEGTVTSGIISAKERPITAGGDGGDADDVSYVDALQTDAPINPGNSGGPLLDAQGHVIGINSAIRSADDGVGAGNARSGSIGLGFAIPINQGKRVAEELINNGRATHPVIGVSLDLQYAGDGARISAKGGDGGPPVTAGGPGARAGLRAGDVVTQVDGQRVHSGEELIVRTRAHRPGDRLRLTILRDGAERTLTLVLGSSGGG
- a CDS encoding Mrp/NBP35 family ATP-binding protein, which produces MASEDAVREALATVNDPEINRPITELGMVKSVEIGADGAVAVAVYLTVSGCPMRETITQRVTDAVSAVEGVTRVDVVLDVMSDEQRKELANALRGGQTEREVPFAKPGSLTRVYAVASGKGGVGKSSVTVNLAAAMAADGLKVGVVDADIYGHSVPRMLGADGRPTQVENMIMPPSANGVKVISIGMFTPGNAPVVWRGPMLHRALQQFLADVYWGDLDVLLLDLPPGTGDIAISVAQLVPNAEILVVTTPQQAAAEVAERAGSIAVQTHQKIVGVVENMSGLPCPHCGEMVDVFGTGGGQSVAEGLTRTTGANVPVLGSIPIDVRLREGGDEGKPVVLTDPESPAGSALRAIAGKLGGRQRGLSGLSLGITPRNKF
- a CDS encoding O-methyltransferase, whose amino-acid sequence is MCGFPAATDTVTPRQPRGQERVITGNRQASWAFADAYAAEDEALRWARDRAREAGLRSVSPSTGAALRMLAAAVDAKAVAEIGTGTGVSGIHLLYGMRPDGVLTTVDPEPEHQQFARQAFRACGFASNRARFIPGRALDVLPRLADAGYDLVFCDGDRLELQEYLAESLRLLRPGGMVAFEGVFANGRTVDSGPQPTEVIRIRELLRAVRESQELVPSLLPVGDGLLCAVKR
- a CDS encoding DUF1003 domain-containing protein produces the protein MTPDRESGGRAERTPVGATASSRHRARLDQPRPPRHRILPEWDPEAFGRLSERIARFLGTGRFIVWMTIVIIVWVLWNIFAPRDLRFDNYPFIFLTLMLSLQASYAAPLILLAQNRQDDRDRVNLEQDRKQNERSIADTEYLTREIAALRIGLGEVATRDWIRSELQDMVKELEERRDGRHEHAVFPAERSRGRDVDDR